The following proteins are co-located in the Haloplanus sp. HW8-1 genome:
- a CDS encoding DUF7342 family protein, with protein sequence MADDRPTNVNKRVTKEWTTDTSPGERVRTVMKRTYDSQSVATIAERALISETTARKHLDILAEEGFVKTASPPDENGTWYKRAPRSVVLERAGQILDSVDVETLSARVTELRETVREFEEQTGAESPRAAAIDDTELDAAAIAEWQTTHRNLKLARAALALADATEAVEAYTDSGDHGGPSALNG encoded by the coding sequence ATGGCTGACGACCGTCCCACCAACGTGAACAAGCGTGTTACCAAGGAGTGGACGACGGACACCAGCCCCGGCGAGCGCGTTCGCACCGTGATGAAACGGACGTACGACTCCCAGTCGGTCGCCACCATCGCCGAACGGGCGCTAATCTCGGAGACGACTGCACGCAAGCATCTGGATATCCTCGCCGAAGAGGGCTTCGTCAAGACAGCCTCCCCGCCGGATGAGAACGGGACGTGGTACAAACGTGCTCCCCGCTCGGTTGTCCTCGAACGCGCGGGGCAGATCCTCGATTCGGTCGATGTTGAGACGCTTTCGGCTCGCGTCACGGAGCTTCGCGAGACTGTCCGGGAATTTGAGGAGCAGACCGGCGCAGAATCCCCACGCGCCGCGGCCATCGATGACACAGAACTGGATGCGGCGGCGATAGCGGAGTGGCAGACGACGCATCGGAACCTGAAGCTTGCGCGGGCTGCACTCGCGCTCGCGGATGCAACCGAGGCCGTCGAGGCCTACACCGACTCAGGCGACCACGGTGGGCCATCAGCTCTCAATGGTTGA